The sequence CCAGCTCGGCGGCCAGCTTGCGCGACGCGGGCAACGTGGCGCCCGCAGCCAGTCGCCCGTCCAGGATCGCGGCCCGCAACTGCTGGTGCAGCGTGCCCATCAGATGGCCCGCGGCCCCGCTCAGGTCGGGCGCGAAGGGCAGGACTGGCTCCATGGAATCTCCGCGAACTGGTCCAAACACGGGGCCAGATTACGCCGACCATGGCCTCGTGCCCACCACAGGAAGGACCCCCATGCTGGACATCTATTACGCGGCATCGCCCAACGGCATGAAGCTGCCGCTGTTCCTGGAGGAAGTCGCGGAACAGGGCGCGCCGCTGGCGCATCGCCTGATCCCGGTGAAGCTCTCGGCCGGCGAACAGTTCCGCCCCGAGTTCCTCGCCATCTCGCCGAACAACAAGATCCCCGCGATCGTCGACCACGCGCCCGTCGATGGCGGCGCGCCCCTGTCGATCTTCGAATCGGCCGCGATCCTGCAATACCTCGCGGAGAAGAGCGGCAAGTTGTTGGCGCCCGATCCGCGCACGCGCATCGAAACCCTGCAGTGGCTGACCTGGCAAGTCGCTGGCCTGGGCCCGATGGCCGGGCAATCGGGCTGGTTCCGCGTGCATTCGCAACAACGCGACGACTACGCCATCGACCGCTATGTGCGCGAAACGCATCGCCTCTACGGCGTGCTGGATCGCCACCTCGCGGGTCGCGAATTCATCGCCGGCGACGCGTATTCGATCGCCGACATCGCCTGCTGGCCGTGGATCTACTCACACGCGGGCCATGGCCAGTCGCTCGAGGACTTCCCGGACATCGCGCGCTGGTTCGAGGCCATTCGCCAACGCCCTGCGACGCAACGCGCCTTCGCACATTACGTCGACCCTTACGCCCGCGTGCGCCACCCGGCGATCGAGGAGCAAGTCGCATGACCCCGTACATCTGCCCGACCTGCGCAACGCAATACGCCGCGAGCGAACACCCGCCCGAACACTGCCCGGTGTGCGAAGACGACCGCCAGTACGTCGCGTGGGAAGGCCAGCAATGGACCACGCATGAAGCACTTCAACAGCGCTACAAACTGCGCATCGACCAGGACGCCGACTTGCTCGCCATCGCCGTCGATCCCATGTTCGCCATCCCGCAACGCGTGCTGCACCTGCGCACCGACGCCGGCAACCTGCTGTGGGAAAGCCTGGGCTTCGTGAACGACGACGCCGTGCGTGCTTTGCGCGACGCAGGCGGTGTCGACCGCATCATCGTCTCGCACCCGCATTTCTATTCTTCGATGGTCGAGTGGAGCGAAGCGCTCGGCGGCGTGGAAATCCTCCTGCACGAAGCCGACCGCGAATGGGTTCGCCGCCCGAGCGACAACATCCGCTTCTGGCGCGGCGACACACTCCAACTTTCCGATGAGATCACCCTGATCAACGTCGCCGGCCACTTCCCCGGCAGCACCGCGTTGCACTGGAAAACGGGCCCGCACGGCAAGGGCGCGCTGTTCCCGGGCGACGCACCGCACGTCGGACAGGACCGCAAGCAAGTCACCT comes from Lysobacter sp. KIS68-7 and encodes:
- a CDS encoding glutathione binding-like protein codes for the protein MLDIYYAASPNGMKLPLFLEEVAEQGAPLAHRLIPVKLSAGEQFRPEFLAISPNNKIPAIVDHAPVDGGAPLSIFESAAILQYLAEKSGKLLAPDPRTRIETLQWLTWQVAGLGPMAGQSGWFRVHSQQRDDYAIDRYVRETHRLYGVLDRHLAGREFIAGDAYSIADIACWPWIYSHAGHGQSLEDFPDIARWFEAIRQRPATQRAFAHYVDPYARVRHPAIEEQVA
- a CDS encoding MBL fold metallo-hydrolase, giving the protein MTPYICPTCATQYAASEHPPEHCPVCEDDRQYVAWEGQQWTTHEALQQRYKLRIDQDADLLAIAVDPMFAIPQRVLHLRTDAGNLLWESLGFVNDDAVRALRDAGGVDRIIVSHPHFYSSMVEWSEALGGVEILLHEADREWVRRPSDNIRFWRGDTLQLSDEITLINVAGHFPGSTALHWKTGPHGKGALFPGDAPHVGQDRKQVTFMHSVPNFMPMKPSAVRRMRALLAPYDYDDVYGFSWGRNILGGGKRAVEASFDNFLAQVAA